Genomic segment of Microcebus murinus isolate Inina chromosome 14, M.murinus_Inina_mat1.0, whole genome shotgun sequence:
caatcagggcccagatgcaaAGCCCTCTGGAAGACAAAGGGCGTGTGTCAGGCTGGCCAGTCTGGTCTCTCCACTGATCGTGTGTGGCTGGCAAGACCTGTGCTATTGTGCtccttttacaaataaagagACCAAGGCCAGGGAAGCCAAAGGCCTTGTCCAAAGCCATGCTCCAAGAGTATGTGTGTTTTTACCTTTTTAGGTCGGAGCTCTTGAGCCTGCTGAAAACCTACAACTGCTACCATGAAGGCACCAGCTTTcagctgagacacagagaggtgagGCCTGTTGTTCTTCCTTGCTCGTTGGGCCACCATTTATCCCACTTTGCTGAAGACAGTCCTGGCTTACATCTGTTTCAGGGTAATTATTAGACTATCTCCTTCACTCTTAGCAGTGACCCAGTTTAgagaataaattatatggtctCCCTTGGCTCTCATCCTCTCTGCCCCTCACAGCACtctgcagaggggaaggggagaggtcAGTCCCTTTCTGCTCCCCACTAGCCCAGCCATCCCTGGATGGTCTCACCTGTGTCCCCTGGTCCTCAATGCTCTCATCTGCATGTGGAGCTGCAAGGTTACAAGCTCAGATGCTGAAAGGCCAGGCAGGGCGTGTATGGGGAGTGGTCCCCATTGAAGGTGGCAGCCGCGCATCAGATCAAACCCATCACTGCTGTGCAGGAATGCGGGCCTGgtacagcaagaaaaaattagagATCTGGCATTTCATGAGGCATTTCCCAAATCTTGAAACACCATGTGAGCTCAGCAAACACAGCCTGTGGGCACCACCTGGGCTCCTGGGTGCGTCCAGCAGGGACCCGGCTCAGGGAGCCACGTGCTGGGCAGGCCAAGCAAAGCCCTGGCCTTGCCACCATCCAGAGCCTCCAGGTGTTTCCCATGAGATCTTGGTCAGGGCTCTGTGCGCCCATCTTGGTCTAGTTCAATGTATTTGTACAACCTAATGGCCAGTCTTGTCATGGGGAAGCTTTATGTGGGGGATAAGGTCAGTTCTGTATCTCCTCCATCTATCAGTGTCTGACCAGGGCTGGTGGACTTGGAGTCTGCATTCTCCTTCTGTTGCTGAGCGCGAGAATGGGCAGCACAAGCCCCAGGAAGCCCACAGACCTCATCAGGGCAGGGACCACTGGCTCACTAGCCTTCCCTCTGTAGTTACTCATCCAGCCACACATCCCTCTACAGTTACGAGACCAGAGAGCTAGCCCGGATGTCCAGCCCAGAGGCAGCTCTGGGCAGCTAGGGGTGGCCAGTCAGTAGCAAGGTGAGGGGCTGGCTGGAATCCACCTGCCAGATGGCCTCAGGACTGCAGCCTCAGCCACCTGTAGCACACCTCAGCTGGGCCAGATGTCAAACCATTCGGGAGGTCTGGTTATATGTGTCTGGATGGAAGGGAAGCTTCTGGCTCCCAGTCCAGGCCATGCTGAGGCAGCCTGTGACAACCTGGGATGGCACAAACCCAACAGCCTGCTTTCCCTTCACCTGCCCACCACACAGGGGCCTGACAATTTGCTCCCCTCCCCATCTGGCTGCCTCACTGCCTCCTTCTTCTTCACTTCCACTCTGCCCTGTGCTGGAATGGCCTTCTCTGACACCTGCTTagcctgcctgtccccagcccaccctccacCTTGCAACTTGGTTCTGCTCTTTTCTTACTTGAGGCATACGTAAGACCTAGCCTGTTCTGTAttcccaggccaggcacagtgcagGGCCCAGTGCATAGTTGTTGGATGACGGGCAGGTACGGGCCTGGGCGGAGACAGGATGAGTCCTGAGTCCTGAGCTCTGGTGTGCCGGACagcagggagagggacagagggaatgGCAGATAGGGCCACAGGGGTTTTGGTCTGTGCTGCTatggacggaaaaaatccaagccctgaaatatttgaaagaagtttattctgagccaaatttgaggaccatgacccggagccactctcaagaagcttTGAGCAGtaggctcgctgtggctgggttacagttcagttttatacattttcagagagaggagggttacaggcaaagtcacaaatcaatacatgagaggcatacattggtttgtcccaaaaaggtgggacatctcaaagtgggtgGGGGGAGcttacaagttataggtgggtttaaagattctttggctggcaattggctgagagagttagactttatctaggagaccagaaaggatatgcttaatttaagataagagtgtgagcactctgggaggtccagacaggaggacattttaaatttacaataggcgcctgctaggatgttttaagatgctttaaatttaagagtaGGCATCTGCTacgatgcttgagttaagacattttaaatttatgataggcatctgctaggatgcttgagttaagacaggggcttcttatcttttaggtgatgttaatgccataccagaatcaggttgggaagtaaaccactgcttcatttggttaacaaaagccgcttagtgggaatttaccctttgtctGCCTGACCCAgttggcctccttaggaaggagtttttagcaaaaggaaaaaagtcagagttcagtcctcactgCTGAGGGTCTGAGGAGGCTCTTCTGGTGGGCTGCTGCTCTTCAGGCTCCAGTCATTCGGGGATTGATCCAAGGCCCTGACAGTTCTGTGTTCGGTCCCTGCACCAACACCACCAgggagctggttagaaatgcaaattctttccactgctccccaccctccccccaggcctgcggaatcagaaactctgaggccCCCACTGTCTGTGTTTTAACCAGCCCTACAGGGCATCTGGCCAAAGGTCAAGCCTGAAAACTGTCAGTAAGACAGTCAGCTTGCTCTTGGCACTTGGATTCCCCAAGATAATCCCCTCTGTAGCAAGGGCTGTGTGGGCAGGAAGCTGGAGCCTGGGCCTGTGTCCCTGGTGCCGGACAGCCCACGAACAGAAGTGGGGACTCCAAAGCCAGGCAGAGGCGCTCCTGACAGCCCACAATGGCAGGAAGCTACCCACAGGGGGATTTTCATGTTCCTGCTCCTAAAGTGTGTGAGGACATGACCTGACCCCCACCGAACCAGAAAGTACCTTTCAGGAAACTTCTGCAGCCCTGACAGCCATGGGGGTGCCAGCCTGAGGAAGGGAAAGACTTTTTGGGGTGACAGCGCTGTAAAGACAGGCTGCAGGCCGGGGAAGCAGAGTTCTGATACTGGTAGCACAGCTGGCTCCTGGGACACCACACTCCTTCGGGTCTCCCAGTCTCACTGAGGCCCCATGACCTACCTATCACCCATCATGAAAATTGCAGACCCAGGGCCTCCTGGGCCTCTGGGCACTTCCCAGGGCCAGGCACTTGCTGCAGGACAGGGCCATGCCAGGCTGGCCTTTCCTTGGACACTGCAAGCCCAAGGGCTGGGTAGACAAAAGGAACTGACTTTCCCCAAGAAACCTCCAATGCATCAGGTACTTTGTCTCCTCTATTTAAGAAGTTTGAAATGTAGGAATGATCATTCTTCAGGCAAAGAGAGCGAGGCATTTGGAGTTTAAGTCTCTAGTCCAAGGTCACATTCATTGCAATAAATGAAAGATGCCAGCATGGCTCCAAGGTCTGAGTAGTCACTTATAATACGGCAATACCATTTCCAGCATGAAGCTTTGGAGGTCTCTTGGGCTCTCAATTGAGTATCACTTAATAGAGGAGCTGTTTGTCACCCTTGGTTCCCCAAGCTAAGGTCACACGCCCTCAGGCTTGTGAGGGACTCTCCACCCAGTGTGCCCTCACAGAGCCACTGGGGCCCTGGAAGAGAGCCCCCTCCCTGTGGCCTCTCCGCAGAAACTTTAGCCAGAGCACTGCAGTTTGGGGGCAGCTTCCCCTCCACGGCCACATCCAGTGTCCGTAGCgtgtgggcaggggcaggtgttTCCCTGTGAACCTTCTCCCAGCTTCCTGAGCGCTGGCGGAGGACTCACCCCTCAGTTGGCTGAGGCGCCAGCTGATTTATTGCAAACCTTGCCTTTGGGATAATTTTGCTAATTTACAACGAAGAGCATGAGCAGCCGGGTGCAGTCTGCCTTTTGAAGATGGCAAAGGGTCTTAACCAGGCTGGTTggtatcttaaaagaaaaaaggaccaCCTGGAACCTATCACTCCAGACTGACTTTGTGAGCCAGGGCAGCGGGAGCCGCCAGGGCCTGCGCGCACCTGCCGCACGGCCGGGCTCGGGAGCTCCCCTGGTGGCCGTGAGCGCAACCACACGCCGCCCGCCCTCAGTCCCGACGCTGAGCCTCGCGAGCGCCGCGGGGCGCTTCCCTGGCGGGCCGTGTCTCTCCCGGGTGCGGTTGCAGAAGGCCGGGATCCTTCCCCAGAGCGTTGCCCTGTCCGCTCTCCTAAGACCTGGCAGACCACTGGCCCCTGGAGTGAAGGGTCGGTCCCAAGGACATCTGTGCTTCCCAGCCTGCCCCTCTGGGCGGGGCTTGGTGTAGCCCCGCCCCACCACCCCATTCCCGCTTCCCATCCCCCATCCCACACTGCAGCCAAGAGTGGGGGTATGTGATGATGCTCCATCGGGGCCCCCACCAGGAGGACTTATTGTGGGGAGAAAGCAACTCTGCCAGGCTGTCCTGTCCTCAGGAGCCTGAGTCGCGGCCAGATGCCCCTCCTCTGAGCCTTTAttcagctgggggtggggacctgCCGAAGGTACCTGCCGAAGGCACCTGCCGAAGGCACCGCAGACTTTCGCAGGAGAGGAGAGGATATTAGCAGGGAAGCCCAGCACCTTGCCTGACCTCCCCAGGCGCAGCAGTGTGACAGTGTGACTCAGGGGGTGGGATGTGGGGGAGTCCACTAATGCCATCCTGTCACCTAGGCTGCCAGAGGAGAAAGGCTTCACGCTGTTTCTTGCTGCTTGGCAGGGACGCTGGGCCCAGCAAGCCTGGCCGTCCAGGCCCCAGCCAGGCACCACGTGGCCCATCCGCCCACCCCTTGCTCCTGGGGAAGGTCTGGCTAAAGGCTGCCTCACGTGTATTTGCTGGGGAAGGTCAGGTTTGAGGCCACCAAAGAGACCAGCCGGCTGTGGTAGATGCAAACATTTGTGTACAGCACTCATGGCCGCGTCTCCAAGTTCACCTGTACAgtttccccagcccctggagggTGCAATGgcgtctccattttatagataagaaaactgagtaaaTTGCTTGtctgaaactttttctttctaatgtgCAATTCATATTTCATCTCCCGAGAAAACACACATGACAGAGGACAGATAAACATTGAACAAGtccaaagcaattaaaaataaccacacaaaaaagaaagaaaatagatcaaTAGTTCACagagcaaggaggaggaggagactcAGCAGACCGAGGGCCCACAGCTCTgtcctcctctctctgtcccttccagCCTTAGCAGGGTCAgacagccccagcctggcccaaCGCAGCAGGGGGATGGGTCCTCAGACGGGAGTCTTTGCAGTTCCCTGAGGCCACCCCTACctctctgaggaaggaaatccTCCTGTTCCCCACCTTCACCCCCTTGCTTGCCAGACATCTCCAGAAACTGAGGTTGTCCAGGCTGCAGGGGACCTAGGGCTGTCCGGGGCCTGGAGACATCTGGACTTGCCCGGTGCAGAGCAGCTGGGCAGTGCTCTGCTTTTCACTCTCAGGTGGGAGCCTGACCTTGCAGTGAGGCCCCTGGTGGAGGCAGTGATAGGGGTAAGGGGAGTGGGGACCGTGCCAGCAGTCCAGGCACTTGGCATCCTGTGGGCTGAGTGGTGCAGGCTCTGTCTTGGCCCTTAGCATAGGGAACTCTCCCAGTGCCACCACAGGACTTGTGAGTTGGAGCCAGCAAGGTGTCCTGGGTGTACCCAGATGACAGTTCCCCAAGGACTCCACGTTTTCTCTGGGGCCTCACAGAACATGGGCTTTGAGGGTGGGGGCCAAGAGGTTGACTTGGGAGTGCCCAGGGCCTTGCTCTGAAATCACCTGGGGGTCTGGGACCCTGGGACCCCCATGCCCCACACCCTTACCGCTGCTCTCCCCACCTGTGACCAAGAGCTACTCAGCGTATGGGCGGATAGCATGCCTTTACTCAGCAGAATGGCCTGCGGGGCAGGTCCCAGCAATCACCCCATTCTCCCCACGAGAAAGCTGAGGAACAGACATTAATAAAGTTCCTCAAAGTGAAAAGCCAGTAAGGGGCAGAGCAATGTGCAGTAACGTCCCCTCATGAGAGGTAGGCTGCCGCTGCTGTGCACAGGGGGGTCTCACTATGAATTGCCCACGTAGACAGCCTGCAGCCTGCGTTTCCCTTCCAGAGACCCGCCAGGGACAGTGTCCACAGTGGGGAGGGCAAGGGAGGAGACGCGGACCCAGAGTGCTCTTTACAGGAGGCTTTATTGGGGTGGGTCAGAGTTCATGGATCACCGGGAGTAGAGAGTAGAGAGTTCTAAGGACACTGCTTGGGCGGGGGGAGGCCACGGCCTGGCCAAGCTGTCCAGAAGTCTGGCTTCTCGGGTTGGAGCTCTGGTGCCCGTCCCGTGGTGGTTGTGCCAGAGACTGCCCAGGCACCCTGGCTTCACAGAGCCACCCTCTGGGCACCCCCCTGGCCTTGCCACCGTCCATCTGTCTGTGCAGACCCCAGGGGCCAGTCCTCCTCGGCAGATCCCTCCGACTTGGCAGCTTTTCCTGGGACTCCCCAAAGAGCCAGTCCAGGGGGTCAACAGTGTTGGCTTCTGGCAGTGTGGGCTGCTGGCCACTGAAACGGGCAGTGATGTCCTGtagggctggggcgggggagcTCTTCTCGCAGACCTGGGCCAGCTGGTGAGGTGGCCAGGATCGGCCCAGGGCTGTGGCCTCGTCCAGTACAGAGGTGGGCTGTGCAAGCTGACAGATGGACCTCACGTAGTCATCTAGGCTGGGCGAGGCTGGgggctcctgccctggccccccaGGCAGCATCTCCTCCGTGGTCTCCCGAATTGTGGGCAGATGGGCCACAGAAAGCAGAAGCCGGGACCTCATCACCACCTGTCGGTTAACAGAGGACAGGTGGTGAGAGCCTGCCATGCCATCCTGACACTCCCTGTGGTGTCACCTCCCTCATTTGGGGCTTCCTGTAGGAACTAGGTGCTCTGAGAGCAGCATGAGGTCTCCTGAGCTGAGACCGGGGCTCGGACTCCTGGGTTCTTCCTTCCTGCTGACATTAAAACCCACGGGCTTAAGactttattattactgttgtttcaGAGTTTGCACAAATAAGAGAACCCAACCTAACAAACACAGGGTCAGAGGAAACCTGGGTTGAAACACAGGATCTGCCATGTACTGACCCTGAGACCTTTGGCAAGGCCACCTCTCCAAGCCGCCGAGTCCCCATCCATAACACGGTGGCAAACACCTGCCTGGCAGGGCTGCTGTGGGAACCACAGGAAATAACACCTCGGCCCCTTTGTAAACACGAAGCCCTCCAGGACCGTGTCGCCCTGGTCTCTCACCTGTGGCGGGGTCGTGCCAGTCCAGGCTGGGAATAGCCCTCAAAGCTTGACAAAGCCCTGTTTTCTCTCAAACCAGAGGCAGCTGCTCTCTCTTACCTGTGGCTCAGGGGCCTGGGGATGGTGGGGCTGGACAAGCAGGAGCAGTTCAGTCCACAGGAAGCCCCTGGGAAGCTCTCGGGAGGCGGGTGGGGTCTGGCAGCTGGAGCCCCGTGTCCGGTGTGGGATCACTGGCAGGAGGACGAGGGGACGATGTGCCGGGCCCGAGGTCCACAGTGGAAGGCTCTTCCCTGAGCTGCCTGGCAAGCCTCGAGGCCTGGCGGCTGCTTTTATACCTTTCCAGCAGCCGTCAATTACTGACACGACAGCTAAAAATAGCAATGTTCAGGAAGGCTCTCTGAGGAAAACAGATtggtgggcggggcctggcccAGCTGCCAGCCTGGAACATGTGTCTGTGCTGTGGGAGGCTCGGAAATGTTTATGCTGCGGGCCGAGGGAGGGCCGGCATCCCTCCTGGCCACCTCGGGGCACTGGGAGATGCAGGAGGCTCCACTGGGCCCCCACTGGCAGCCCCAGGGTCTGCCACCACTGCCTGGAACTAACACCCCAGTGCCTGGACACTCTGGCTTTTGCTGATGCTTGCACAGCCCTGACCTTGATGAGGCACCAGCCATATAGGGCCCCAGCCCGGAGTTGGCAGAGGCTGGGCTGCCTGGGCCTGCTCCAAGGCGAGGCATGCCTACTTCTGACGGGGACCAAGGGCAGCCCATGGGGGTCTGGTCCTGGTCTTGCTACACCCCAGATGTGGTGCTTTCAAAGGAGAATTTGTTTACTTGTTCACCAGATGTGTCGTGCTACTGCGTGCCATTGACTGCTCTCGGCACAGCAAACACAGCGGTGAACAGAGGCGGGCCCCTGAGCTCACGTTCCAGTGAGGGGGAGGACCAGGCCGTCGATGGAGAGGTGCTGTGATTGCAGGTGCTGATGATAGCTGCAAAAAAAGTACAGCAGCGCGGAGGGACAGGGTGACAGGCTGCTGCTATAGGCAGAGTGGTCAGGAGCGTCTTCCCTAAGAAGGGACGTTGGGGGTGTACATTCCGGGCAGATTGGGCAGCACGTGCAAATTGCAAAGCCCTGATGAGAGTGTGCTGGCGTGCTCGGGGAGCAGCAAGGGGCCCGCATGACTGGCCCATGTAAGAGGAGGTCACTGGACCTCAGCGCGGACACCAGTCTCCCTCTGCGGGTCGTGGAAGGACACCGCTGCATGTGAATAAGGGTGCTACagcctggcatcagcctcacGGACGGCTCCAGCTGCTGTGTCTGGGCTGAAGGGAGAGGGTAGGGGAGGCCAGGGAGCACCGGCAGCATTAGGAAGCCACTGCTATGTCTGGGGTGACCGTGCAGTACAGGAGGCCGAGGAGGACCAGGTGGGCAGTCCCTGGGAAAGCTCTTGGTAAAGAGCCGGCGCCTTGCACTTCTCAGATAGGCCTCGGATGCTCAGCCCCAGCCTCACGGCACCTGGAACACGCCTGTCCTGCGCCCACAGTGGGGGCAGAAAGAGGCGTCTCTGAGAGGGCAGCCCACGCCCGACACCTGAGCGCGGCCAGACCCAGGCTCCCGCGGCCAGCAGGAGGGGCGGGCAGCCCCAAGTTCCTGGAGCCAGGTGGGGAATTAATTCCACACAGGCAGAGGCAGGCACGGGGCAAAAAGTGTCTGAGATGCTGTTTGGATTCCAGCACATGGCAGGTGCGCCCTGAGGGGCCTGGCGTCTGCATACTGCTGTAGAGCCTTTGCCTGTGTTCTCCGGCTCTTCTTTGAAATTATTAGCAATGAGCACATTAGTCAAAAGACTGAACTGAGGAGGGAACGCTGACTAGGACACAGAATTAGAGGGCCCCGGATGACTTCCCATGCTGCATTCTAGGCCCTTCTTTGGGCTGGCAATACCGGGCTCTCCTCTGTGTCTGCCTATGAGCGCTTCCCACCTGTGTGGTGAGGGCTGCCGGGCGCCTGGTGGGCTCTGCTCTGGCCTCAGCCCCACCCTCTCTGATCACAGATAGGGCTAAAGAGGTTAACAGGGCTGCTCTCCATTCTGCTGGGGCCGAGCTGACGGGGTGGGACGGTGGCGTGTGGACATGTTGGGGGCACATGCATCGGGCCAGCCCATGCCCAGCACAGATGGCCCGGACCTTGGAGGCAGCCCCTGTCTCTGCTGCAGCACTCCTGCCTCCCCTTTCATTGAAAGGTCCCAGAGTCTTCCTTTTATGGGGTCTCCGCAGGTCCAGCTGCGGGGTATCCagcccactgcccctgccctggctgcgCCCCTTTCTCTCATGCTGGAGCAAGCTGGCTCCCGCCTCTGTGCTCCTCCTCCAGGCTGCGCCTCCCAGAGCTGATTAACCCACTTACCCTCCCCACCGAGGAGCCCCCGGTCTTGAGTAGCAGGGGCACCTGCCAAGCTGCCACCATCACTGACTTTTCAGCTGTCCTGGGCTTTCCTCGGGCTGACCTGCTGCTTCTCTGCCTTTGCTTGTGTTCGGGCGGCTCGTGCTGTCAGGACCACTGTTCACACTTCCCTTCTGCCCACCTTTAACCACCTTCCCTGGCCCAGCACACAGGTCCCTTCCCTAGGAAGCCTCCTCACGTTTCCTGAGCCTGAGCGTGAGCCCCCATGGCCgaggttgtgtccactcacgTCCCTGGGCCAGGGTCCAGGGCGGGGCTGGAGCAGCGTGTCTCATGAATAAGCCGTCCCTACATGACAAGCTCCGGCGGGGTGGGGGCACCTGAGGCCAGGCCGGAAGAGCTGAACCCCACCTTGGGCTTTCTCGTTATTCCCACTGACCTTTCCCTCTCAGATCCACACTAGCCTTTCCTGTGCAGGGAGGTTAGTTGCGCATCTGTGCTGTGTCACACCGTGGACATCAGAAAGAGCTCtggtttcttgtttattttcttttttagcaaaTAGTGCAAGATCATATCAGAAAGCTATGCATGTTTTTCATAATGTTACAGTAATTTTCTCGTGGAGAGCGGGAGGTGTGAAACTAGAAGCTGCCACCAACCAACCACTGAAATCCACACGGCAGAGCCCCTCTGTGAGTGCTGCCAGCGATACGAGGACACTGCCCTGGGGTCCCCGTTCTCACCAACCTCTCAGTGCCAAtgaggagagagaaatgagatCTGGGAACCTAGAATGTTCATCAGAAatgctgcatgattccacttatgtgaggaaTTTAAATTAGTCAAActcctagaagcagagaagagGATGATGGTAGCCAGGGGCTAGGGGAGCTGCTGTTCAGCAGGTCTAAAGTTTCAGTTACAAAAGACAGGTAAGCTCCAGAGACCTAACAGCGTTGTGCCTTCAGTGAAGAACactgtattgtgcacttaaaagtTTGTTATGAGGGTGAGCCTCATGTCAAAAGTTCTtaacacagtgaaaaataaataaatagtgaaataaaatgaTGGTTGAGATAGCAATGGGAGAACGATGTTTAAAGTTCATTGTAAAAACTAGTGTTAAAGCACATTGGGAGCTCGTAGCTGGGAGCCCCGAAGGCAGCCAAGAAGGCTTCTGGCAGGTGTTGTGAAGGTGCACCCCATGCAACTTGACCACAGTCACGCATGGGGCAGTCGGGATGGGAGCCGAGAGGCTGGGTGGTCATACAGAGACAGGACCGGGAATAGGTCAGAGACACGGAATCAAGGATCCAAAGGATGCAAGCCAGAGCCA
This window contains:
- the DEPP1 gene encoding protein DEPP1, giving the protein MRSRLLLSVAHLPTIRETTEEMLPGGPGQEPPASPSLDDYVRSICQLAQPTSVLDEATALGRSWPPHQLAQVCEKSSPAPALQDITARFSGQQPTLPEANTVDPLDWLFGESQEKLPSRRDLPRRTGPWGLHRQMDGGKARGVPRGWLCEARVPGQSLAQPPRDGHQSSNPRSQTSGQLGQAVASPRPSSVLRTLYSLLPVIHEL